From a region of the Paenibacillus sp. FSL R10-2734 genome:
- the aroH gene encoding chorismate mutase, with protein MVNRGIRGATTVTKNEEAEILRETVILLREIVERNDVIAENISNVWITMTNDLDATFPARAIREIEGWEMVPLMCSTEIPVKGSLPKCIRLMVQINTDKSQREIRHVYLNEAQKLRPDLSENKS; from the coding sequence GTGGTAAACCGGGGGATTCGCGGAGCAACAACCGTGACTAAGAACGAAGAGGCAGAGATTTTACGCGAGACCGTTATACTGCTACGGGAAATCGTAGAACGCAATGATGTTATAGCTGAGAATATAAGCAATGTATGGATTACGATGACCAATGATCTGGATGCTACTTTTCCTGCAAGAGCGATACGTGAGATTGAGGGCTGGGAAATGGTTCCACTCATGTGTTCAACAGAGATCCCGGTTAAAGGTAGCTTACCGAAGTGTATCCGGTTGATGGTACAGATTAATACGGATAAATCGCAACGTGAGATTCGCCATGTTTATCTGAATGAGGCTCAGAAGCTGCGTCCAGATTTATCAGAGAACAAGTCTTAA